A portion of the Podospora pseudoanserina strain CBS 124.78 chromosome 2, whole genome shotgun sequence genome contains these proteins:
- a CDS encoding hypothetical protein (EggNog:ENOG503NXA6; COG:S) produces the protein MSWLTTLSGYLTPGFLVLSPLLSYSDQAYSMHRAKSSAGFSLDIPLIMLVASLLRIFYYPGAKFDIALLIQSLVMTVMQVVLLKIALDHRPAPSSKGGDAAVPFAKVNERERQRPFNFWQWRSPKPYWQFIMSLFVGLVACELLLSPIPSVYQGYSSLIGYIGLAVEAILPLPQIIANAKSRSCKGFRFSVLASWLLGDSMKMFWFFTSKTTIPWAFKLCGIFQACCDSFLGVQYWMYGKGPTEIKEHELPSTATWAEPKADIFAGGRRRGTSVLQAQKTT, from the exons atgAGCTGGTTAACCACCTTGTCGGGGTATCTGACCCCGGGGTTCCTCGTGCTGTCACCGCTGCTCTCGTACAGTGACCAGGCCTACTCGATGCACCGCGCAAAGTCGAGCGCCGGCTTCTCGCTCGACATACCCCTCATCATGCTTGTGGCCTCGCTGCTCAG GATATTCTACTACCCTGGTGCCAAATTCGACATTGCCCTCCTTATACAATCGCTTGTCATGACCGTCATGCAGGTCGTTCTTCTCAAGATTGCGCTCGACCATCGCCCCGCGCCCTCGTCAAAGGGCGGTGACGCTGCTGTCCCCTTCGCCAAAGTAAATGAGCGAGAGAGACAACGGCCGTTCAACTTTTGGCAGTGGAGGTCTCCCAAACC ATACTGGCAGTTTATAATGTCCCTGTTTGTCGGCCTGGTGGCTTGCGAGCTCTTGCTCTCCCCTATTCCGTCGGTGTACCAGGGGTATTCTTCCTTGATCGGCTACATCGGGCTCGCTGTTGAGGCTATACTGCCTCTGCCACAGATTATCGCCAATGCGAAGTCCCGGTCCTGCAAAGGTTTCCGGTTCTCCGTCTTGGCCAGCTGGCTGCTCGGTGACAGCATGAAGATGTTTTGGTTCTTCACCTCCAAGACGACCATCCCATGGGCGTTCAAGCTCTGCGGTATCTTCCAGGCCTGCTGTGACTCCTTTCTTGGGGTTCAATACTGGATGTATGGAAAAGGCCCAACTGAGATCAAGGAGCATGAGCTGCCCAGCACGGCGACTTGGGCCGAGCCCAAGGCCGATATTTTTGCAGGCGGGCGCCGCAGAGGTACTTCGGTGCTCCAAGCTCAAAAGACGACATGA